A region of Novipirellula aureliae DNA encodes the following proteins:
- a CDS encoding PQQ-binding-like beta-propeller repeat protein: MTKNDSKKSEWNAITLIFVATVCGSLTSLALSGCGQPTSLHASTVSATETADSSCCPCCPKATSCCSEEASAELLVSVKDDTPISGVQEYKSPEEVMESGDSWPQWGGTRLGNNAPNVTGLPATWIIGDFDRQTDAWDKDSSENIRWVTSLGSQTYGNPVIADGKVFVGTNNGSGYLKRYPSEVDLGCLIALDDSNGDFLWQHSSEKLITGRVHDWPLQGICCAPLVEGDRLWFVTNRGEVRCLDTNGFYDNEDDGPVVDEPAKVAEIMNAGDAAQAYTDSVAALSAGKLSQAAKDALSAAGEEVQGDVAIKTITADKVWSLAGNFGGVDRELSAKIVGPRLVFSKTLGTQDKREADTVWVYDMMDELGVSQHNMAACSVTSYGDLLFVNTSNGMDEAHINLPAPDAPSFLCMDKNTAEVYWTDRSPGVNILHGQWSSPTVAVFDGTPQALFAGGDGYLYSFRADKGSEGKPELLWKFDCNPKESKWVLGGKGTRNNIIATPVAYDGKIFVAVGQDPEHGEGEGHLWCIDPTRRGDVSPELAVKIQDDGSRTPIEHRRLQAVIPENGEAAVANPNSAAVWHYRFADQNGDGEYDFEEEMHRSCGTVAIKDDVLYIADFAGLVHCLSTKPDESGMPIVHFTYDMFAQSWGSPLIADGHVYIGDEDGDVAVFEFGPENKEPIEEINMETSVYSTPVAAKSTLFISTKDKLFAIGKQSD, translated from the coding sequence ATGACTAAAAACGATTCAAAAAAGAGCGAATGGAACGCAATCACATTGATCTTTGTCGCAACGGTTTGCGGGAGCTTAACTTCGCTTGCATTAAGCGGATGCGGTCAACCAACGTCACTACATGCGTCCACCGTCTCAGCCACGGAGACCGCTGATAGCTCCTGCTGTCCCTGCTGCCCAAAAGCAACGTCCTGTTGCAGCGAGGAAGCCTCCGCGGAGTTGCTGGTGTCGGTAAAGGATGACACGCCGATCAGCGGCGTTCAAGAATACAAATCACCCGAAGAAGTGATGGAGTCGGGCGATTCCTGGCCTCAGTGGGGCGGCACCCGGCTCGGCAACAATGCTCCCAATGTTACGGGGCTCCCAGCAACCTGGATCATTGGCGATTTCGATCGCCAAACCGACGCCTGGGACAAGGATTCGTCAGAGAACATCCGCTGGGTGACCTCGCTCGGCAGCCAAACCTACGGCAACCCTGTGATCGCGGATGGGAAGGTTTTCGTCGGTACCAACAATGGCTCTGGCTACCTCAAACGCTACCCTTCCGAAGTCGACCTGGGCTGCTTGATCGCGCTCGATGATTCCAACGGCGACTTCCTTTGGCAGCATAGCAGTGAAAAACTAATCACGGGACGGGTTCACGATTGGCCGCTGCAAGGCATTTGTTGTGCGCCACTCGTCGAAGGTGATCGGCTATGGTTTGTCACCAACCGTGGCGAAGTCCGATGCCTCGACACAAACGGGTTTTACGATAACGAAGATGATGGTCCGGTCGTGGATGAACCGGCAAAAGTGGCTGAGATTATGAATGCGGGTGATGCGGCCCAAGCCTACACGGACTCCGTCGCAGCCCTGAGTGCTGGAAAGCTTTCCCAGGCGGCAAAGGACGCTCTTTCGGCAGCCGGTGAAGAAGTCCAAGGCGATGTCGCGATCAAGACAATCACAGCGGACAAAGTTTGGAGTTTGGCGGGGAATTTCGGCGGCGTCGATCGCGAGCTGTCTGCAAAAATCGTGGGACCGCGTTTGGTCTTTTCCAAAACACTCGGCACTCAAGATAAACGTGAAGCGGATACGGTTTGGGTATACGATATGATGGACGAACTCGGGGTTAGCCAACACAACATGGCCGCCTGCAGCGTAACAAGCTACGGCGATCTGCTGTTTGTCAACACCAGCAATGGGATGGATGAAGCGCACATCAACTTACCGGCTCCCGATGCCCCCTCCTTCCTTTGTATGGACAAGAATACCGCTGAGGTCTATTGGACGGACCGATCGCCTGGAGTGAATATCTTGCACGGCCAATGGTCGAGCCCGACGGTTGCCGTCTTCGATGGTACCCCGCAAGCGTTGTTCGCAGGCGGTGACGGGTATCTCTATAGCTTCCGTGCAGACAAAGGCTCCGAGGGCAAGCCCGAATTGCTTTGGAAGTTCGACTGCAACCCCAAAGAATCAAAATGGGTGCTCGGCGGAAAAGGAACCCGCAATAACATCATTGCAACACCCGTTGCCTACGACGGAAAAATCTTTGTCGCCGTCGGCCAAGACCCGGAGCATGGTGAAGGAGAAGGGCACTTGTGGTGCATCGACCCGACTCGGCGAGGGGACGTGTCGCCTGAATTGGCTGTCAAAATTCAAGACGACGGATCGCGAACGCCAATCGAACATCGCCGACTGCAGGCGGTGATTCCCGAAAATGGCGAAGCGGCTGTCGCCAACCCCAATTCTGCAGCCGTTTGGCACTACCGGTTTGCTGACCAAAATGGTGATGGCGAATACGATTTTGAAGAAGAAATGCACCGAAGCTGTGGGACCGTAGCGATTAAGGATGATGTCCTCTATATCGCTGACTTTGCTGGTTTGGTCCATTGCCTGAGCACAAAACCAGATGAATCGGGGATGCCGATCGTGCACTTCACCTATGACATGTTCGCCCAAAGCTGGGGCAGTCCGCTGATAGCAGATGGACACGTGTACATAGGCGACGAGGATGGCGACGTCGCCGTTTTTGAATTTGGTCCCGAAAACAAGGAGCCAATTGAAGAAATCAATATGGAAACGAGCGTCTACAGCACCCCCGTTGCGGCAAAGTCAACGTTGTTTATTAGCACCAAAGACAAATTGTTTGCCATCGGAAAGCAGTCTGACTGA